In Ipomoea triloba cultivar NCNSP0323 chromosome 15, ASM357664v1, one genomic interval encodes:
- the LOC116006296 gene encoding protein SINE1-like, whose amino-acid sequence MGRSLSPILRRELENLDKDADSRKSAMKALKSYVKELDSKAIPLFLAQVSETKEAGVSSGEYTISLYEVLARVHGPKIVPQIHNIMCTIIKTLTSSAGSFPLHQACSKVVPAIARYGMDPTTPEEKKRFIIHSLAKPLLDCLLGSQESLSSGAALCLKALVDSDNWRFASNEMVNEVCQCVTGALEKHGQTNNHMALVTSLAKHNSLIVEAYARLLIQTGLSILGCVNGEGNSQKRLSAVHMVNSLMRYLDPRSILSEMKMVIEEMEICQSDKMPYVRGAAFEALQMAKRICSEKGSKLENDVDSVTGSNFDSRGYTRRNMFGSGDHSPLTASPESQTLDSFQGFNSFTDSPLSTNQTSRYLSDGRRSVNRKLWKRHENGLDVSLKDGIFSEVTSRNGNQNSVHDEFTNNGEDYRDRFAGFFPGSGRNGFVRSATPSPQRSRSHVTPENVAIFTTPRKLIHSLQDVHNSPDFSEKKTRRYRSLSACEFEWSPASYRDGSLLNGKTMKNRDEKFSDESEQNHHQTSESVSSAEGASADTELEGIRNNTWETVKSRGFRLKLPQKFMCGTICCLLIVVLAIFVFLWNDSQGQGYNLVPT is encoded by the exons ATGGGAAGGAGTCTTAGTCCAATACTTAGGAGGGAGCTGGAGAATCTGGATAAGGATGCTGATAGTAGGAAATCAGCCATGAAAGCATTGAAATCATATGTAAAAGAGTTGGATTCTAAGGCAATTCCTCTATTTCTTGCTCAGGTTTCTGAGACCAAGGAGGCTGGTGTATCATCTGGTGAATATACTATATCACTCTACGAGGTTCTTGCTCGGGTCCATGGACCGAAAATCGTACCTCAGATACATAACATCATGTGCACCATCATCAAGACCTTGACATCTAGTGCGGGCTCATTTCCTCTTCACCAAGCTTGCTCAAAAGTTGTTCCAGCTATTGCGAGGTACGGGATGGATCCTACAACGCCAGAGGAGAAGAAGAGGTTCATCATTCACTCCCTCGCTAAGCCACTTTTAGATTGCCTTTTGGGTAGTCAGGAGAGCCTATCTTCTGGGGCTGCCCTATGCCTGAAGGCTCTTGTAGACTCTGATAATTGGCGGTTTGCTTCAAATGAGATGGTGAATGAGGTGTGTCAGTGTGTTACTGGGGCCTTGGAGAAGCATGGACAGACTAATAACCACATGGCATTGGTCACGTCCTTGGCTAAACATAATAGCTTGATTGTTGAAGCTTATGCAAGATTGTTGATACAAACTGGATTGAGCATTTTGGGATGTGTAAACGGAGAAGGAAATTCTCAAAAACGTTTGTCTGCTGTTCATATGGTTAACTCTCTGATGAGGTATCTGGATCCCAGAAGCATATTGTCCGAGATGAAAATGGTGATCGAGGAGATGGAAATATGCCAGTCTGACAAGATGCCTTATGTTAGAGGGGCTGCATTCGAGGCACTGCAAATGGCTAAAAGAATTTGCTCCGAGAAAGGCTCAAAACTCGAGAATGATGTGGATTCAGTCACTGGCTCCAATTTCGACAGTAGAGGGTATACCAGGAGAAATATGTTTGGATCTGGTGACCATTCACCTTTAACTGCATCACCCGAATCTCAAACCCTTGATTCATTTCAAGGGTTTAATTCCTTCACTGACTCCCCACTTTCAACCAATCAAACCTCTCGGTATCTGAGTGATGGTCGAAGGAGTGTGAACAGGAAACTTTGGAAAAGGCATGAAAATGGTTTAGATGTGTCTCTTAAAGACGGGATCTTTTCTGAAGTTACAAGTAGAAATGGCAACCAGAACTCTGTGCATGATGAGTTTACTAATAATGGTGAAGATTATAGAGACAGATTTGCAGGGTTTTTCCCAGGAAGCGGGCGTAATGGGTTTGTAAGGAGTGCAACTCCAAGTCCTCAG aGGTCACGCTCTCACGTAACCCCTGAAAATGTAGCCATCTTCACAACTCCAAGAAAACTCATCCATTCACTTCAGGATGTGCACAACAGCCCAGATTTCTCCGAAAAGAAAACCAGAAGATACAGGAGCCTTTCTGCATGTGAATTCGAGTGGAGCCCAGCGAGTTACAGAGACGGCAGCCTCCTCAATGGCAAGACCATGAAGAACAGGGACGAGAAGTTTTCTGATGAAAGCGAGCAAAATCATCATCAAACCTCAGAGTCGGTATCTTCTGCAGAAGGCGCATCTGCTGATACTGAACTTGAAGGCATCAGAAACAACACCTGGGAGACAGTAAAGTCCAGAGGTTTCCGTCTTAAACTCCCCCAGAAATTTATGTGCGGAACGATTTGCTGTCTCTTAATTGTTGTGCTGGCGATTTTCGTGTTCTTGTGGAATGACAGTCAAGGCCAAGGATACAACCTTGTTCCTACCTAA
- the LOC116006955 gene encoding uncharacterized protein LOC116006955, whose amino-acid sequence MALLSRSLGFLGALPSRNHTSSFHTESRGPNNIAFKVAYPFTRQGSGGCSTSHSFKLASLGNGVDGITDIIHNKVLIAAALSAAIGQLSKPFTSAIFYGNDFDIRTAFQAGGFPSTHSSTVVATATSIGLERGFSDAVFGLAVVYAGLVMYDAQGVRREVGIHAKVLNQLLSETCLNTSSSHNGAAVSTDNSQEKSPSNVQILEPSMSEELNSFEPELKKNAALFLKPDNQKTPMSISQNMASDAEDRSKPLRYTQLKESIGHTEIQVIAGALLGFLVSLAVCMV is encoded by the exons ATGGCCTTGTTGAGTCGGAGTTTGGGCTTTCTCGGTGCTTTACCATCCCGTAATCATACGAGTTCATTTCACACAGAATCGAGGGGCCCTAACAATATTGCCTTTAAGGTAGCATATCCTTTTACTAGACAAGGTAGTGGAGGCTGTTCCACTTCGCATTCCTTCAAATTGGCATCCCTTGGCAATGGAGTTGATGGAATCACAGATATTATCCACAACAAG GTTTTGATAGCTGCTGCTCTTTCTGCGGCAATTGGACAACTTTCCAAACCTTTTACATCAGCTATATTTTATGGCAATGATTTTGATATTAGGACAGCCTTTCAGGCTGGAGGATTCCCTTCCACACACTCTTCT ACCGTTGTTGCCACAGCCACCTCCATTGGCCTTGAAAG AGGTTTCTCTGACGCAGTATTCGGGTTAGCAGTTGTTTATGCTGGCCTTGTCATGTATGATGCGCAG GGTGTTCGGAGGGAAGTTGGCATCCATGCAAAAGTGTTAAATCAGCTTTTATCTGAGACGTGTTTAAATACAAGTTCCTCACACAATGGTGCTGCTGTTTCGACTGACAATTCACAAGAAAAATCACCTTCAAATGTACAGATTCTTGAACCCTCCATGTCCGAAGAATTGAATTCTTTCGAAccagaattgaagaagaatgcAGCTCTGTTTCTTAAACCCGATAACCAGAAAACCCCGATGTCAATCTCGCAGAACATGGCCTCTGATGCAGAAGACAGATCAAAACCGTTAAGGTATACTCAGCTGAAAGAATCTATAGGCCACACAGAGATCCAAGTCATCGCTGGTGCTTTGCTGGGATTCTTAGTTAGTTTAGCTGTTTGTATGGTATGA
- the LOC116007177 gene encoding TATA-box-binding protein-like, with protein sequence MADQQPGMEGSQPVDLSKHPSGIVPTLQNIVSTVNLDCKLDLKSIALQARNAEYNPKRFAAVIMRIREPKTTALIFASGKMVCTGAKSEEQSRLAARKYARIIQKLGFPAKFRDFKIQNIVGSCDVKFPIRLEGLAYSHGAFSSYEPELFPGLIYRMKQPKIVLLIFVSGKIVLTGAKVRDETYTAFENIYPVLTEFRKNQQ encoded by the exons ATGGCAGATCAGCAGCCAGGAATGGAGGGGAGCCAGCCGGTGGATCTTTCCAAACACCCGTCTGGAATTGTGCCCACCCTCCA GAACATTGTCTCAACTGTCAATTTGGACTGCAAATTGGATCTTAAATCTATTGCATTGCAAGCTCGTAATGCTGAATACAATCCTAAG CGTTTTGCCGCTGTTATTATGAGGATAAGGGAGCCAAAAACTACAGCTTTGATTTTTGCATCTGGGAAAATG GTTTGCACCGGAGCAAAGAGCGAAGAACAATCTAGGCTTGCAGCAAGGAAG TATGCCCGAATCATCCAGAAGCTTGGTTTCCCTGCCAAATTTAGG GATTTTAAGATTCAGAATATAGTCGGCTCCTGTGATGTGAAATTTCCCATCAGACTTGAGGGTTTGGCTTATTCTCATGGTGCATTTTCAAGT TATGAACCAGAACTATTTCCAGGATTAATATATCGTATGAAGCAGCCAAAGATTGTGCTTCTTATCTTTGTGTCTGGAAAGATAGTCCTCACAGGAGCAAAG GTGCGCGATGAGACATACACTGCTTTCGAGAATATTTACCCTGTCCTTACAGAGTTCAGGAAGAACCAGCAGTG A
- the LOC116006229 gene encoding photosynthetic NDH subunit of subcomplex B 2, chloroplastic, which yields MASILSFSVLKPTITKASVSSSSSSPTSTITTPSVPETLQEKFGRKGIKFSDAGDIVELTVRNGSSLKLQIPTAHVTSYRPKVYWKDDGFEEIVYTLPPAGPSSSSKGGIGLIMEEVPEPSPAPKVRSLSMAASSLAPPAPKSTPWTVTDADSDSIDAVQVELSCTRGALDLTYVVSLYPVSMATAVIVKNTGQKPVTLKTAILSHFRFKSRAGTGIQGLIGASYCSHPPLSSPFEILSPSEAMKAEDPGFFSFGWEPEKKTGVWAVQDVPITVLRHKMSRVYAVPPAERSKGFYNTLPSKYETLDQGRELFFRVIRMGFDDVYVSSPGSISQKHGSDYFICTGPASVLIPVVVKPGEEWRGAQIIEHDNL from the exons ATGGCTTCTATTCTATCCTTCTCTGTTCTCAAACCAACCATTACTAAGGCctctgtttcttcttcttcttcttctcccaccTCAACCATAACAACGCCGTCAGTTCCTGAAACTCTCCAAGAAAAATTCGGCCGGAAAGGCATCAAATTCTCCGACGCCGGCGACATTGTTGAGCTGACAGTCAGAAATGGAAGCTCACTCAAGCTGCAGATTCCGACTGCACACGTCACCTCTTACCGGCCAAAAGTCTACTGGAAAGACGACGGTTTCGAGGAAATTGTCTACACGCTGCCTCCCGCCGGACCGTCGTCTTCCTCCAAAGGCGGCATTGGTTTGATCATGGAGGAGGTTCCGGAACCTAGTCCCGCCCCCAAGGTAAGGTCTCTATCAATGGCGGCATCATCCCTGGCCCCACCTGCGCCCAAGAGTACTCCGTGGACTGTCACCGATGCCGATTCAGACTCCATTGATGCCGTTCAG GTTGAATTGAGCTGCACTAGGGGAGCTCTTGACCTAACCTATGTAGTCTCCCTGTATCCGGTCTCCATGGCGACCGCCGTGATAGTGAAGAACACCGGCCAAAAACCGGTTACCTTAAAGACGGCAATACTCAGCCATTTCAGGTTCAAGAGCAGAGCCGGAACTGGAATCCAAGGGCTAATAGGCGCCTCTTACTGCTCACACCCTCCTCTCTCTTCCCCCTTCGAAATCCTTTCCCCTTCGGAAGCCATGAAAGCTGAGGATCCTGGTTTCTTCTCCTTTGGATGGGAGCCGGAAAAGAAAACCGGCGTTTGGGCGGTTCAGGATGTTCCCATCACCGTGCTGCGCCACAAGATGAGCAGAGTCTACGCCGTCCCTCCCGCTGAAAGATCAAAGGGATTCTACAACACTCTTCCTTCCAAATACGAAACCCTTGATCAG GGTCGTGAGCTGTTCTTCAGGGTGATAAGGATGGGGTTTGATGATGTATATGTATCAAGTCCAGGGTCGATTTCCCAGAAACATGGGAGTGATTACTTCATTTGCACAGGCCCTGCTTCAGTGCTGATTCCTGTGGTTGTGAAGCCTGGTGAAGAGTGGAGAGGAGCACAGATTATTGAGCATGATAATCTATGA